One region of Micromonospora ureilytica genomic DNA includes:
- a CDS encoding MDR family MFS transporter yields MTQATQAGTRPNNIRVVLFGLMIAMMLAMLDNMIVSTALPRIVGEFGGLNHFTWVVTAYVLGTTVSTPIWGKLGDLYGRKSVFLTSVVVFLVGSALCGMAGSGMLGGPEDGMVQLIAFRAVQGLGAGGLMVGVMAIIGDLVPPRERGRYQGMIAGIMAIAMVAGPLAGGFITDHLSWRWAFYVNLPLGGIALLVLITTMHLPKYRTEHRIDWLGAGLLSVGITAIVLITTWGGNEYDWTSPQILGLAVLAVVALAVFGMVERRVQEPILPLALFANRNFALISVIGFLLGFAMFGAMNFLPLYQQTVQGASATNSGLLLLPLMFGMLVVSLVIGRAITRNGKYRAYPIIGGVAMTGGMALLSMLDTDTSKLMSSLYMIVLGVGMGFLMQTSMLIAQNSVEQKDLGAASGAATFFRSIGGSFGISLFGAIFANRLASSEGGRAFGGESGGSGMDLEKLKELPAQAREVVLGGLSDAISHVFLWAVLFTIVIPVLAWFIKEIPLRTANEAPPQATPEEDAEVALGKAPVA; encoded by the coding sequence ATGACTCAGGCAACCCAGGCCGGCACGCGACCCAACAACATCCGGGTCGTGCTGTTCGGGCTGATGATCGCGATGATGCTCGCGATGCTCGACAATATGATCGTCAGCACCGCGTTACCGCGGATCGTCGGCGAGTTCGGCGGGCTCAACCACTTCACCTGGGTGGTTACCGCGTACGTCCTCGGCACCACCGTCTCCACCCCGATCTGGGGCAAGCTCGGTGACCTCTACGGCCGCAAGTCGGTCTTCCTGACCTCGGTCGTCGTCTTCCTGGTCGGCTCCGCCCTCTGTGGCATGGCCGGCTCCGGGATGCTCGGCGGCCCAGAGGACGGCATGGTCCAGCTCATCGCCTTCCGGGCCGTGCAGGGCCTCGGCGCCGGCGGCCTCATGGTCGGCGTGATGGCGATCATCGGTGACCTGGTCCCGCCCCGCGAGCGCGGGCGCTACCAGGGCATGATCGCCGGCATCATGGCCATCGCCATGGTCGCCGGCCCGCTGGCCGGCGGATTCATCACCGACCACCTCTCCTGGCGCTGGGCGTTCTACGTGAACCTGCCGCTGGGCGGAATCGCGCTGCTCGTGCTGATCACCACCATGCACCTGCCGAAGTACCGCACCGAGCACCGGATCGACTGGCTCGGCGCAGGGCTGCTCTCGGTCGGCATCACCGCGATCGTGCTCATCACCACCTGGGGTGGCAACGAGTACGACTGGACGTCGCCGCAGATCCTCGGCCTGGCCGTGCTGGCCGTCGTCGCGTTGGCGGTGTTCGGGATGGTGGAACGCCGTGTCCAGGAGCCGATCCTGCCGCTGGCGCTCTTCGCCAACCGCAACTTCGCGCTGATCTCGGTGATCGGCTTCCTGCTCGGCTTCGCGATGTTCGGCGCGATGAACTTCCTGCCGCTCTACCAGCAGACCGTGCAGGGGGCGTCGGCGACCAACAGTGGTCTGCTGCTGCTGCCGCTGATGTTCGGCATGCTTGTCGTCTCGCTGGTCATCGGCCGGGCGATCACCCGCAACGGCAAATACCGGGCGTACCCGATCATCGGTGGCGTGGCGATGACGGGGGGCATGGCGCTGCTGTCCATGCTCGACACCGACACCAGCAAGCTGATGTCCTCGCTGTACATGATCGTGCTCGGCGTCGGCATGGGCTTCCTCATGCAGACGTCGATGCTGATCGCACAGAACAGCGTGGAGCAGAAGGACCTCGGCGCGGCCAGCGGCGCGGCCACCTTCTTCCGGTCGATCGGTGGCTCGTTCGGCATCTCGCTGTTCGGCGCGATCTTCGCCAACCGGCTGGCCAGCTCAGAGGGTGGCCGGGCCTTCGGTGGCGAGTCCGGCGGCTCCGGGATGGACCTGGAGAAGCTCAAGGAACTGCCCGCCCAGGCACGCGAGGTGGTGCTCGGGGGTCTCTCCGACGCCATCTCGCACGTCTTTCTCTGGGCGGTGCTGTTCACCATCGTGATCCCGGTGCTCGCCTGGTTCATCAAGGAGATCCCGCTGCGCACCGCGAACGAGGCGCCGCCGCAGGCCACCCCGGAGGAGGACGCCGAGGTCGCCCTCGGCAAGGCCCCGGTCGCCTGA
- a CDS encoding tetratricopeptide repeat protein, translated as MPEGTDDPALSVTEELALARLALDEGDLHHAAGHLAGALARAPTLPEVHETLARLATTNGGGLDLFPINHHTFVGAVVARAHLLATAGRPAEGLELLAAATTYAPGTEWAGVPWVTAPELAERLDPERIARVLMQVCAALPDPVPRIGRAPLTPYLTLARNAATVHPEHGLLLGSASALARRLGEAELAVRWATRGVRAQPSKMGEVWLGYAYRSSGRTRDGLAALGRAVELDPDDLAIYADIAGTLAEIGRLDEALEWTERALARDPSFDCAVHTAHRLRHLRDGDLAHLVALADFVRDHPDDSHEHGDLAQCCRGRPWLGQLTPAGGPLVDAMRQAVADDDNGLGGAVRLPAAAPPSAVGTAISTAPGLRIEVVGTPEPDPREPRRASAQRLWDYADVVPTPALAAPSATAVERIAQIAHPAWAHPPAAYDAAVGLAGLDLGDLLGLLVHPPAAPANAVGRLLAAHDPSVWVRGVQVWACLGLLHHRTDEPWEGSTRRRVLLDLIWGVEDWVTEAALFALVTAAWVDPSVRSDVARVVAERLADAAAVARSRPVPIAASLAHLALAAPQLDPATAALATELLGTRSTRLPRPRNPLRRLWQLLNRGAPRRP; from the coding sequence GTGCCCGAGGGAACGGACGACCCCGCGCTCTCCGTGACGGAGGAGCTGGCGCTGGCCCGGCTGGCACTCGACGAGGGCGACCTGCACCACGCCGCCGGCCACCTCGCCGGCGCGTTGGCCCGGGCCCCCACCCTCCCGGAGGTGCACGAGACACTGGCGCGGCTCGCCACGACGAACGGCGGCGGCCTCGACCTCTTCCCGATCAACCACCACACCTTCGTCGGTGCGGTGGTCGCCCGCGCCCACCTCCTCGCCACCGCGGGCCGCCCCGCCGAGGGGCTGGAGCTGCTGGCCGCGGCGACGACGTACGCACCCGGCACCGAGTGGGCCGGAGTGCCCTGGGTCACCGCGCCCGAGCTGGCCGAACGACTGGACCCGGAGCGCATCGCCCGGGTCCTCATGCAGGTCTGCGCCGCGCTGCCCGACCCGGTGCCGCGGATCGGCCGGGCCCCGCTGACCCCGTACCTCACGCTCGCCCGCAACGCGGCCACCGTGCACCCCGAACACGGCCTGCTGCTGGGCTCGGCGTCCGCGCTGGCCCGCCGCCTCGGAGAGGCCGAACTGGCGGTCCGCTGGGCCACCCGAGGCGTACGCGCACAGCCCTCCAAGATGGGCGAGGTGTGGCTCGGGTACGCGTACCGCAGCTCGGGCCGGACCCGCGACGGCCTGGCGGCCCTCGGTCGGGCCGTCGAGCTGGACCCCGACGACCTGGCGATCTACGCGGACATCGCCGGCACCCTGGCCGAGATCGGCCGGCTGGACGAGGCGCTGGAGTGGACCGAGCGGGCGTTGGCGCGCGATCCGTCGTTCGACTGCGCGGTTCACACCGCCCACCGCCTGCGGCACCTGCGCGACGGTGACCTCGCCCACCTGGTCGCGCTCGCCGACTTCGTGCGGGACCACCCGGACGACAGCCACGAGCACGGCGACCTGGCCCAGTGCTGCCGAGGCCGCCCCTGGCTCGGCCAGCTCACCCCGGCCGGCGGGCCCCTCGTCGACGCGATGCGCCAGGCCGTCGCCGATGACGACAACGGTCTCGGCGGGGCCGTACGCCTACCCGCCGCCGCCCCGCCGAGCGCGGTCGGGACGGCGATCTCCACGGCCCCCGGGCTGCGGATCGAGGTCGTCGGCACGCCGGAGCCCGATCCGCGCGAGCCCCGACGGGCGTCCGCCCAGCGGTTGTGGGACTACGCGGATGTCGTCCCCACGCCCGCGCTGGCGGCGCCCTCGGCGACGGCGGTCGAACGGATCGCGCAGATCGCTCACCCGGCGTGGGCGCACCCACCGGCGGCGTACGACGCGGCGGTGGGCCTGGCCGGCCTCGACCTGGGCGACCTGCTCGGCCTGCTGGTGCACCCGCCGGCGGCGCCGGCCAACGCGGTGGGTCGGCTGCTGGCCGCCCACGACCCGTCGGTCTGGGTCCGGGGGGTGCAGGTGTGGGCCTGCCTGGGGCTGCTGCACCACCGCACCGACGAGCCGTGGGAGGGCTCGACCCGACGCCGCGTGCTGCTCGATCTGATCTGGGGCGTCGAGGACTGGGTCACCGAGGCAGCGCTGTTCGCCCTGGTCACCGCCGCCTGGGTGGACCCCTCGGTGCGGTCGGACGTGGCCCGGGTGGTGGCGGAGCGGCTGGCCGACGCGGCTGCCGTGGCGCGGAGCCGACCGGTCCCGATCGCCGCTTCGCTGGCCCACCTGGCACTCGCCGCCCCGCAGTTGGACCCGGCGACGGCGGCACTTGCCACCGAGCTGCTGGGCACGCGTTCCACCCGACTCCCCCGCCCCCGCAACCCGCTGCGCCGGCTCTGGCAGCTCCTGAACAGGGGCGCGCCGCGCCGACCGTGA